The window GACCGTGATCGCCGACGTGCCGAACGACGCCGAGGTGGTGGCCGAGGAGGTCTTCGGTCCCGTCCTGACCGTGCAGGCCTTCGACACCGAGGAGGAGGCGATCGCCCTCGCCAACTCGACGCCGTACGGACTGGCCTCCGGCATCCAGACCGCTGATCTCGCCAAGGCGCACCGCGTGGCCGCGCGCCTGGATGCGGGCATCACCTGGGTGAACGGCTGGGCGCTGCTCGATCCCTCCGTGCCGTTCGGCGGCGTCAAGGCCTCCGGATGGGGGCGCGAGAACGGACCCGAGGCGATGGCCTCGTACCAGCGCACCCACTCGATCGTCTTCAACCTCGAGACGGGAGCATCGGCGTGACCGCCGGTCGCGCCGCCGTCCTGCAGGACGGTGCTCTCCGGGTCGAGGATGTGGAGTACGGGGCTCCGGGTCATGGCGAGGTGCTCGTGCGGCTAGTGGCGACCGGGCTGTGCCATACGGACCTCGGTGTGATCGCCGGCGGCATCCCGTTCCCGACCCCCGGCGTCATCGGGCACGAGGGCGCGGGCATCGTCGAACAGGTCGGGGCGGGGGTCGACTCCGTGGCACCCGGCGATAAGGTGCTGCTGAGCTTCACCTCGTGCGGCGCGTGCAGCGGATGCGCGGGCGGGCATCCCGCCTACTGCGAGACCTGGCAGGCGCGCAACCTCTTCGGCCTGATGCGCCCCGACGACTCGGGAATCATCACCCACGACGGCTTCCCGGTGGCGGGCCATTTCTTCGGGCAGTCCTCGTTCGGCACCTACGCGATCGCCGACGAGCGCTCCGTCGTCGCGGTGGATGCGGACGCCGACCTCACGGTGCTCGCGCCGCTCGGCTGCGGCATCCTGACCGGATTCGGCTCGATGTGGAACGTGCTGGATCCGGGCCCCGCCGACACCGTCGCGGTCTACGGCTCCGGCGCCGTGGGGCTCTCGGCGATCATGGCGGCCGCGCATCGCGGCCCCGCCGCGCTCGTCGCGATCGATCTCGTCGACGAACGACTCGCGCTCGCACGCCGGCTCGGCGCGACCCACACGATCGATGCCGGCTCCGAGGACATCGCGGCCCGACTCGCCGAGATCACGGGCGGACGCGGCATCGGCCTGAGCTTCGACACGACCGCGAGCCCCCGCGTCGCGCGCGGCGCGCTGGACGCGGCCGCCATCCGCGGCACGGTGCTCGTCTGCGGAGCACCCCCTCCCGGCACGGAGATCCCGGTGGACATCCAGAGCATCCTGACCGGAAAGGTGCTGCGCGGCGTGACGATGGGCGACACGCTGCCGCAGCAGCTCATCCCGGAGCTCGCCCGGCTGCACGCCGACGGTCGGTTGCCGCTGGAGCTGTTGGAGAAGACGTACACGCTCGACGAGATCGAGCAGGCGGTCGCCGACATGCACCACGGTGTGACGGTCAAGCCGGTCATCGTGTACTGACGCGTCGCGCATACGATGTCACGATGTCGATGACGACATCGGAACCCCCTCCCCCACCCGCCCTCGCCTCGGTGGACCATGCGCTGCGCCTGCTGCTGCTGCTCGGCGATCGACCCGAACTCCGTGTGACCGAGGCAGCCGCGCGCCTGGGCGTGGCCGCATCCACTGCACACCGTCTGCTGACGACCCTCGCCGCCCGTGGCTTCGTCACCCAGGACCGGATCTCGAAGGTCTACCGGGTGGGACCGGCGCTGATCGAGATCGGAGTGCACAGCACCAGCTCCATCGACCTGCGCGCTGCGGGCGAGCCGCACCTCAAGGTGCTCAGCCAACGGATCTCCGAGACGGTCAATCTCCTCGTCCGGCAGGGGGACTCCGTGCGCTTCGTCGCGGGCTTCGAGGCGGACCAGCAGGTGCGCACGCAGGTGTTGACCGGCGCGCTGCTGCCCGCCTACGCCACGTCGGGAGGCAAGGTGCTGTTGGCGGAGCTGTCCCGCGAGGAGCTGCGCGCGCTGTACCCGCGAGGTCTGCGCCGCCTGACCCAGCGCACCCGGACCTTCACTCAGCTCATGGCGGAGCTTCCGCTCGTGATGATGCGCGGCTTCGCCGTCAACGACCAGGAGAGCCGCGACGGACTGTCGGCGATCGCCGTGCCGCTGCGCGCTCGGGACGGACGTGCGATCGCCGCGGTGGCCATGTCCGCACCCAGCGCGCGCCTGGGCGCGGAGCGGATGCGGGAGCTCGTCGTCGAGCTGCGCGCGTGCGCGTCGGCGATCCGCGGCGATCTGGCTCGGTGACCTCCCCGCACCCGCCCGGATTCCGCAGGGCGGAATCCGCACCCGCGCGCCCTTGCCCGCTTCCGGCGACGGGGATTGGCTTGCTCGCGTTCCGGCCACGACGAGGTGAGCCGGCGAGAGAGGATCCGAGCCGATGAAGATCGACGCCTTCTGCCACCTGTTGCCGGCCGAGTACGCCAAGCGACTCTTCGCCATCGACGACAGCCCCGTGGCGCGCAACATCCAGAAGCGGGTGAGCGGCGTTCCTGCCCTCGTGGACATGGACGAGCGGTTCCGGATCATGGACGAGTTCGGCCCCGACTACCGGCAGATCGTGAACTCGGCAGCGCCGCCGCTCGAGGATCTCGGACCCACGGCGCGGACGGTCGAGCTCGCGCGGATCGCGAACGACGGGATGGCGGAACTCACCCGCGACAACCCCGACCGCTTCGCCGGCTTCTGCGCCGCGGTGTCGCTCAGCGACGTCGATGCCGCGATCGCGGAGGCCGAGCGCG is drawn from Microbacterium binotii and contains these coding sequences:
- a CDS encoding NAD(P)-dependent alcohol dehydrogenase yields the protein MTAGRAAVLQDGALRVEDVEYGAPGHGEVLVRLVATGLCHTDLGVIAGGIPFPTPGVIGHEGAGIVEQVGAGVDSVAPGDKVLLSFTSCGACSGCAGGHPAYCETWQARNLFGLMRPDDSGIITHDGFPVAGHFFGQSSFGTYAIADERSVVAVDADADLTVLAPLGCGILTGFGSMWNVLDPGPADTVAVYGSGAVGLSAIMAAAHRGPAALVAIDLVDERLALARRLGATHTIDAGSEDIAARLAEITGGRGIGLSFDTTASPRVARGALDAAAIRGTVLVCGAPPPGTEIPVDIQSILTGKVLRGVTMGDTLPQQLIPELARLHADGRLPLELLEKTYTLDEIEQAVADMHHGVTVKPVIVY
- a CDS encoding IclR family transcriptional regulator, which codes for MSMTTSEPPPPPALASVDHALRLLLLLGDRPELRVTEAAARLGVAASTAHRLLTTLAARGFVTQDRISKVYRVGPALIEIGVHSTSSIDLRAAGEPHLKVLSQRISETVNLLVRQGDSVRFVAGFEADQQVRTQVLTGALLPAYATSGGKVLLAELSREELRALYPRGLRRLTQRTRTFTQLMAELPLVMMRGFAVNDQESRDGLSAIAVPLRARDGRAIAAVAMSAPSARLGAERMRELVVELRACASAIRGDLAR